The following DNA comes from Coleofasciculus sp. FACHB-1120.
TCAGGTCTGGATCGCTAGAGCGGTTATTAAAAATTGAAAAATCCCGCTCTCGTGCCCCAGCTATCTATGAAATGGTATTCAATCCCGAAGATAGCTCCTGGCTCTGTCTAGGCAACCAGGCAGACCTTGATGGCAGTCCAGATTTATCGATTAAAGATAAGATCGTCGGATTTCTTCAATCTCACCCCAACACAGTTTATGAAGCTAGCGAAATTCACGAAGCGCTCGGCGGACACCTGCATAGCACCCGCCGTTATGCTGCCGATTTAGCCAGGGACGGGATTATCAACAGCAAAAAACTGGAACGCCAGGGGCGTCCTAATGGGTATTGGATTTGTATCGAAGGCGACTTACCCGACTATACGCCACCGGATCGGGAAGCCAATGCCAAGGTTAAGGCAGAGTTAAGAGCAGCAGCAGTTAGTGATCGTGGTGAAGCCGACGATCACAAAGACGATCACAAAGACGATCACAAAACAAAACTAGACAGCAAAAGGGTTCTAGGAGTTAGTGATCGTCTGATCGTCAAAAACGCAAAATCGACCACTCAAGAAATAGATAAAAATTCCGAAAACAACGATCAGACGATCACTAACTCTTGGAAGCAAGACACCGCAGGCGATAGCGTTTCTGATCGTGTTAGTGATCGTGCTAGTGATCATCCGGTTAACGATCACTTACTCGCGTTCAATCTTGGCGACATGGTGGCAACGTCAGATCCCTACTCAACTCAGTACACTTGGCACGGCTGTATAGAAAATAGCCGTGGTAACGGAGAAGAGTGGTTGGTGCGCTGGGCAGAACGAAAGGGGAAGCCAGGGCGCGAAACTGACTGGTATTTCACCTCTGAATTGAGATTGATTGAAGAGTCACCGGTGGTTGCTTCCATCCATGAAAGTAGTGCGATCGCACCGGCTGATGAACCTGTCACCCCTACATCTAGTGGTGAAGAGAACGCGATCACTCCTCAAGCTCCACTAGAGTTGCACGAAGGCCAAAAGGTTTGTTGGGATGGGTACAACTGCGAGATTGTGAAGCTTTGGAAGCACAAAGCCAAAATTAGCGGTTATAACCCTAAAACAAAGGATTTTGTCGCCAAAACCGTACCAATCTCCGAACTAACAGAATATGTAGAGCCAGCAAGGAGAACTACCTGGAATGGCTAGCACACCACAATGGCTCGACACCGCCGCTGCGGCTGCTGTCCTTGGCATTTCCGCCAGGCAGCTCCGGAAGCTGCGGAAAGAAGGACTGTTCAAACTTGGCAAACATTATCGAATTCCCAGCGCCCCTGGTGCATCCCGACCGACTTACCAGTGGCACTGCGATCGCATCGCTGAAGTGCTAGGAACCCCGCTAGAAAAAAGGAATTGACAAATGCCAATGGATCGCCGCCTCTATCCGGCCAATTGGAATGCGATCGCCTTGCAAATCAAACAAGCTGCTAATTGGAACTGTCAAGAATGCGGCAGGGAATGCCGCCGCAAAGGGGAAACACTTTCGGAATTTTGCACGCGCAGGAATCAGCCCTGGGACGAAGTTGTGGAGCATCCCCAGAGATTCACCCTCACAGTGGCTCATTTGGATCATGTTCCCGCTAACTGCAACCCCTCCAACCTAAAAGCCCTCTGCTCAGGGTGTCACTGCCGCTACGACCTCAAAGCCATGCCACTAAAGAAGCGGCTCAAACGAGAACGACTCGGTCAGCTATCGCTACCAATTTAGGATCAATATGGAAAATATCCAGACTGTCACTGATGAATTTTTGTGCAATTTAGCAGAACACTACGTGCTGAAGAAATACGCTCCAGGTGAAATGATCTACTCATGGGAAGAGAGCCATGACACCACGAACCAGATTGCAGAAGACTATATAGATAGTTGCAAAGTTGTTAATGCAAAGGTAACAGAACGCAATGACGAAATTCAAGAATACGCAGTAGAAGTGACAACTGACATCATTATCATCACTGAAGGGAACAGCGACGATAATGAAGCTAAAAATCTTGAAAAAATTGTCATTCAGTGCGAGATTGCAGCGGATTTTTTGACAAAAGAATTGTTTGTTGAGAACGCTTATGAGGATGGATAAAAATTGTCGTGACACTGTCGCGACAATTGGTCAAAATGGTTCTCTAATTTTGGGGGTTTAGGGCGATCGCTTGGAACTTTTCCTAACTAAAAAATACTTTGACCTCAGTGAAGGACTTGATGAAGCAAAAAGGCTCTTGGCGCTTTTATCCATCAGTCACTATCACGTAAGGGTCAAACTGGTTTTCAGGTCAGATAAAGATGTTTGGGGTTTATACCTTAGTCAATTTGCTGTCGAAAAGCTTGTTGATTTAGCCCTAACACGGGAGCTTTTGGGCGATCGCTCCGCAGCATCAGCGCCTCAAACGCCTTCTGGTGGTGTTTATCTGTAATCCAATGGTGGTAAGTATCGGTATGGACCTGAACGCTGTGCCCCATTTGTTGAGCTGCCAGCGTCAGGTCGAGACCGAATTCTAAGGTT
Coding sequences within:
- a CDS encoding helix-turn-helix domain-containing protein gives rise to the protein MASTPQWLDTAAAAAVLGISARQLRKLRKEGLFKLGKHYRIPSAPGASRPTYQWHCDRIAEVLGTPLEKRN
- a CDS encoding HNH endonuclease → MPMDRRLYPANWNAIALQIKQAANWNCQECGRECRRKGETLSEFCTRRNQPWDEVVEHPQRFTLTVAHLDHVPANCNPSNLKALCSGCHCRYDLKAMPLKKRLKRERLGQLSLPI